The following proteins are encoded in a genomic region of Gimesia algae:
- a CDS encoding vWA domain-containing protein produces the protein MFDSPWYFLLLLTLPVLAWRLFAPQRKSAVPFSSLKMAKDLSPTIRQRLNWLPRLLTLAAILFMILGLARPREGREQQVTTSEGIAIEMVVDRSGSMQAMDFKINGEHVDRLTAIKNVAGKFVEGKEELAGRFNDLVGLITFAGYADGITPPTLDHAHLVSQLNTAQIVTNRSEDGTAIGDAISLAVEKLNALDARRDEKVKSKVIILLTDGENNAGEVEPIQAAELAETLGIKVYTIGVGTKGEAPVPVTDPFSGKQVVQWMPVNIDEETLQKVADLTHGKYFRATDTDSLQNIYEEIDALEKTKVEAQHYTDYRELAVQPYRAGLINVPPLLLIAFGLLLARFVLEQTWLRELN, from the coding sequence ATGTTTGACTCACCCTGGTATTTTTTACTGCTGCTCACATTACCAGTCCTGGCGTGGCGTTTGTTTGCGCCACAACGAAAATCAGCGGTTCCATTTAGTTCACTGAAAATGGCGAAAGACCTTTCACCGACAATCCGGCAACGACTCAACTGGTTGCCTCGCCTGCTGACTCTGGCTGCTATCTTATTCATGATTCTGGGACTAGCCAGACCACGCGAAGGACGTGAACAACAGGTCACGACGAGCGAAGGCATTGCTATCGAAATGGTCGTTGACCGCAGCGGTAGTATGCAAGCCATGGATTTCAAGATCAATGGTGAGCATGTCGATCGCCTGACTGCCATTAAAAATGTGGCGGGGAAGTTTGTCGAAGGAAAAGAGGAACTGGCTGGTCGATTCAACGATCTCGTAGGTCTGATTACATTCGCGGGTTATGCCGATGGCATCACACCGCCGACTTTGGACCATGCCCATCTTGTCTCGCAACTGAATACTGCCCAAATTGTCACCAATCGTAGTGAAGATGGCACCGCGATCGGCGACGCCATTTCACTGGCCGTTGAGAAGCTGAATGCCCTCGATGCACGACGTGACGAAAAGGTGAAAAGCAAAGTGATTATCTTGCTCACAGACGGCGAAAATAACGCTGGTGAGGTCGAACCAATTCAGGCAGCGGAGCTCGCTGAGACCCTGGGAATCAAAGTCTACACCATCGGAGTCGGAACCAAAGGAGAAGCGCCAGTGCCGGTAACAGATCCATTCAGCGGCAAGCAAGTCGTCCAATGGATGCCGGTCAATATTGATGAAGAAACACTTCAGAAAGTGGCTGACCTGACACACGGTAAATATTTTCGTGCGACCGACACCGACTCGCTGCAAAATATTTACGAAGAGATCGATGCCTTGGAAAAGACAAAAGTGGAAGCGCAACATTATACCGATTACCGCGAACTCGCAGTGCAGCCGTACCGGGCCGGTCTCATCAATGTGCCCC